A genome region from Stenotrophomonas maltophilia includes the following:
- the proC gene encoding pyrroline-5-carboxylate reductase — protein MAADSITFIGGGNMARSLIAGLIRQGTPAAHIHVAEPVAALRESLAADFGVQVHDNAVDAAAQGSTWLLAVKPQVLREVCQSLQALAQANRPLVVSIAAGITSTQLERWLGGNLPVVRAMPNTPALLGAGVTGLYATLSVDAQQHAQAEKVLASAGRTVWIDSEALMDSVTAVSGSGPAYVFLLAEAMEAAGIAQGLPADAARTLVVQTLLGASRMLDEAGESPAELRRRVTSPNGTTQAAIESFQAGGFEALVDTALRAAQVRGQELSAAND, from the coding sequence ATGGCAGCTGATTCCATCACCTTCATCGGGGGCGGCAACATGGCGCGCAGCCTGATCGCCGGCCTGATCCGCCAGGGCACACCCGCCGCGCACATCCACGTCGCCGAACCGGTTGCAGCGCTGCGCGAGTCGCTGGCTGCCGACTTCGGCGTACAGGTGCACGACAACGCGGTTGATGCTGCCGCACAGGGCAGCACCTGGCTGCTGGCGGTGAAGCCGCAGGTGCTGCGCGAGGTCTGCCAGTCGCTGCAGGCGCTGGCACAGGCGAACCGACCGCTGGTGGTATCGATTGCCGCGGGTATCACCAGCACGCAGCTGGAGCGCTGGCTGGGTGGCAACCTGCCGGTGGTGCGTGCAATGCCGAACACGCCGGCCCTGCTCGGTGCCGGCGTGACCGGCCTGTACGCCACGCTTTCGGTGGATGCGCAGCAGCACGCGCAGGCCGAGAAGGTGCTGGCCAGCGCAGGCCGCACCGTGTGGATCGACAGCGAAGCACTGATGGATTCGGTCACTGCCGTATCCGGCAGTGGCCCGGCCTATGTATTCCTGCTGGCCGAAGCGATGGAAGCGGCGGGCATCGCCCAGGGCCTGCCAGCCGACGCCGCGCGCACGCTGGTGGTGCAGACCCTGCTGGGTGCCTCGCGCATGCTGGATGAGGCCGGTGAAAGCCCGGCCGAGCTGCGCCGCCGCGTGACCTCGCCGAACGGAACCACCCAGGCCGCGATCGAGAGCTTCCAGGCTGGGGGTTTCGAGGCGTTGGTGGACACGGCGCTGCGCGCCGCGCAGGTGCGTGGACAGGAATTGTCTGCGGCGAATGATTGA
- a CDS encoding short chain dehydrogenase — MKILLVGASGTLGQAVARQLGQQHQILAAGRRSGELRVDLTDDASVAELFARTGPVDAVISTTGSVHFGPLQAMTPAQFNLGLQDKLLGQVRLALAAQHHLNAGGSITLTSGIISAQPIRDGVNATAVNTALEGFVRAAALELLPRGLRINVVSPNVLIESMAAYGPYFPGFEAVSAQRAAMGYQRAVEGIQSGETITVW; from the coding sequence ATGAAGATTCTCCTCGTCGGTGCCAGCGGCACCCTTGGCCAGGCAGTTGCCCGCCAGCTGGGACAGCAGCACCAGATCCTGGCCGCCGGCCGCCGCAGCGGTGAGCTGCGCGTGGACCTGACCGACGACGCCAGCGTTGCCGAGCTGTTCGCACGCACCGGCCCGGTCGATGCGGTCATTTCCACCACCGGCTCGGTGCACTTCGGCCCGCTGCAGGCGATGACGCCGGCTCAGTTCAACCTCGGCCTGCAGGACAAGCTGCTGGGGCAGGTGCGGTTGGCACTGGCCGCGCAGCATCACCTCAATGCAGGCGGTTCGATCACCCTGACCAGCGGCATCATCAGCGCGCAGCCAATCCGCGACGGCGTCAACGCCACCGCCGTGAACACCGCACTGGAAGGCTTCGTGCGTGCGGCGGCGCTGGAGCTGCTGCCCCGTGGCCTGCGCATCAATGTGGTCAGCCCGAATGTGCTGATCGAATCGATGGCGGCCTACGGCCCCTACTTCCCGGGCTTCGAAGCCGTGAGCGCGCAGCGCGCGGCAATGGGCTACCAGCGCGCAGTGGAAGGCATCCAGAGCGGCGAGACGATCACGGTCTGGTGA
- the soxR gene encoding redox-sensitive transcriptional activator SoxR, translating into MVSQELSVGEVSQRSGVAVSALHFYERKGLISSLRTSGNQRRYSRDVLRRLAVIRVAQRVGMPLEAVGRAFESLPDGRAPTKADWARLSARWRTELEERIHMLQLLRDELTGCIGCGCLSLQRCRLANPEDVLGERGDGPMRWE; encoded by the coding sequence ATGGTGTCCCAGGAACTGAGCGTTGGCGAAGTCTCCCAGCGCAGTGGCGTGGCGGTTTCGGCGCTGCACTTCTATGAGCGCAAGGGGCTTATCAGCAGCCTGCGCACTTCGGGCAACCAGCGCCGCTACAGCCGCGACGTTCTGCGCCGGCTGGCGGTGATCCGCGTAGCGCAGCGCGTGGGCATGCCATTGGAAGCGGTCGGCCGTGCCTTCGAGAGCCTGCCCGACGGCCGCGCACCGACCAAGGCGGATTGGGCCAGGTTGTCCGCGCGCTGGCGCACCGAGCTGGAGGAGCGCATCCACATGCTGCAGCTGCTGCGCGATGAGCTGACGGGTTGCATCGGCTGCGGCTGCCTGTCGCTGCAGCGCTGCCGCCTGGCCAATCCCGAAGACGTCCTCGGTGAACGCGGCGACGGCCCGATGCGCTGGGAATGA
- a CDS encoding PilT/PilU family type 4a pilus ATPase, with protein MAHQRASDLFITAGMPPAMKVNGKISPITQTPLTPQQSRDLVLNVMTPAQREEFEKTHECNFAIGLSGVGRFRVSCFYQRNQVGMVLRRIETRIPTVEELSLPPIIKTLAMTKRGIILFVGATGTGKSTSLAAMIGYRNQNSTGHIITIEDPIEFVHKHEGCIITQREVGIDTDSWEAALKNTLRQAPDVIMIGEVRTREGMDHAIAFAETGHLVLCTLHANNANQAMDRIVNFFPEDRRNQLLMDLSLNLKGVVAQQLVPSPDGRSRKVAMEILLGTPLVQDYIRDGEIHKLKEVMKDSVQLGMKTFDQSLFELYQAGEISYEDALRYADSQNEVRLRIKLSQGGDARTLSQGLDGVEISEVR; from the coding sequence ATGGCGCACCAGCGCGCCTCTGACCTGTTCATCACTGCGGGCATGCCGCCGGCGATGAAGGTCAACGGCAAGATCTCGCCGATCACGCAGACCCCGCTGACGCCCCAGCAGAGCCGCGACCTGGTCCTCAACGTGATGACCCCGGCACAGCGCGAGGAATTCGAGAAGACCCACGAATGCAACTTCGCCATCGGCCTGTCCGGTGTTGGCCGCTTCCGTGTCAGCTGCTTCTACCAGCGCAACCAGGTCGGCATGGTGCTGCGTCGCATCGAGACGCGCATTCCGACCGTGGAGGAACTGAGCCTGCCGCCGATCATCAAGACGCTGGCGATGACCAAGCGCGGCATCATCCTGTTCGTCGGTGCCACCGGTACCGGTAAATCGACTTCGCTTGCGGCGATGATCGGCTACCGCAACCAGAACTCGACCGGCCACATCATCACCATCGAAGACCCGATCGAGTTCGTGCACAAGCACGAAGGCTGCATCATCACCCAGCGTGAGGTCGGCATCGATACCGACAGCTGGGAAGCCGCGCTGAAGAACACCCTGCGCCAGGCGCCGGACGTGATCATGATCGGTGAGGTGCGTACCCGCGAAGGCATGGACCACGCCATCGCGTTCGCCGAGACCGGTCACCTGGTGCTGTGCACCCTGCATGCCAACAACGCCAACCAGGCGATGGACCGCATCGTCAACTTCTTCCCGGAAGACCGCCGCAACCAGCTGCTGATGGACCTGTCGCTGAACCTCAAGGGCGTGGTCGCGCAGCAGCTGGTGCCGTCGCCCGATGGCCGTTCGCGCAAGGTCGCCATGGAGATCCTGCTCGGCACGCCGCTGGTGCAGGATTACATCCGCGACGGCGAGATCCACAAGCTGAAGGAAGTGATGAAGGACTCGGTCCAGCTGGGCATGAAGACCTTCGACCAGAGCCTGTTCGAGCTGTACCAGGCCGGTGAGATCAGCTACGAGGACGCGCTGCGCTATGCTGACTCGCAGAACGAAGTGCGCCTGCGCATCAAGCTCAGCCAGGGCGGCGACGCACGCACGTTGTCACAGGGCCTGGATGGCGTTGAGATCTCCGAGGTCCGGTGA
- a CDS encoding MFS transporter — MLLSSPPVDKRGPQLTRMTPTLSPANASTPADTSILSARYRATTIGMVALVALHAFEALAVAAAMPTVAVALDGLRLYALAFGGTLATSVIGMTLAGRWADRHGPARALWYGLACFVLGLLLAGFAMRMGMLVAGRLLQGLGAGAISVSLYVMVGRSYPEHLRPKVFAAFSAGWVVPSMVGPALSGLIVQHLGWRWVFLAVPLLAVPAALLLRPALARMQPSPAGSADDGGGKVVRWASGASLAALLLYFGGQQQGAAALLCIGVAMLALLFCVHRLLPPGTLILRRGLPSVIALRGIAAAAFFACEAYLPLLLQRERGLSPSWAGAVLSLGALGWFAGSWLQGHQQRGWSRQQLLRAGTTMMTVGIAATLAVLFNVVPLPVSLLGWAVTGFGMGMIYASLSVLTLSLSAPQEQGANTSALQLSEALSVTTALAVSGALFALFVESAPHTGYLLCLAITLGLAVLATVIARRV, encoded by the coding sequence ATGCTGCTATCTTCGCCGCCTGTTGACAAGCGCGGCCCGCAGCTGACCCGCATGACCCCCACGCTCTCCCCCGCCAACGCCAGTACACCGGCCGACACTTCGATCCTGTCCGCGCGCTACCGCGCCACCACCATCGGCATGGTCGCGCTGGTCGCGCTGCACGCCTTTGAGGCCTTGGCGGTAGCTGCCGCCATGCCGACCGTGGCCGTGGCACTGGACGGCCTGCGCCTGTACGCACTGGCCTTCGGCGGCACCCTGGCCACCAGCGTGATCGGCATGACCCTGGCCGGGCGCTGGGCGGACCGCCATGGGCCGGCACGGGCGCTCTGGTACGGGTTGGCCTGCTTCGTGCTGGGCCTGCTGCTGGCCGGCTTTGCCATGCGCATGGGCATGCTGGTGGCAGGACGCCTGCTGCAGGGCCTGGGTGCGGGCGCGATCTCGGTCTCGCTGTACGTGATGGTCGGCCGCAGCTACCCGGAGCACCTGCGGCCGAAGGTATTCGCCGCCTTCTCGGCCGGTTGGGTGGTGCCATCGATGGTCGGCCCGGCGTTGAGCGGCCTGATCGTGCAGCACCTGGGCTGGCGCTGGGTGTTCCTGGCGGTGCCATTGCTGGCGGTTCCGGCGGCCCTGCTGCTGCGCCCCGCGCTGGCACGCATGCAGCCCAGTCCTGCCGGCAGCGCCGATGATGGAGGCGGCAAGGTGGTGCGCTGGGCCAGCGGTGCCTCGCTGGCAGCGTTGTTGCTGTACTTCGGCGGCCAGCAGCAGGGAGCAGCGGCCTTGCTCTGTATCGGCGTGGCGATGCTGGCGCTGCTGTTCTGCGTACATCGACTGCTTCCGCCCGGAACACTGATCCTGCGCCGTGGCCTGCCCAGCGTGATCGCGCTGCGTGGCATCGCGGCGGCCGCTTTCTTCGCCTGCGAGGCCTACCTGCCGCTGCTGCTGCAGCGCGAACGTGGCCTTTCGCCCAGCTGGGCCGGTGCCGTACTCAGTCTCGGTGCGCTGGGCTGGTTTGCCGGCTCGTGGCTGCAGGGCCACCAGCAGCGTGGCTGGTCACGCCAGCAGCTGCTGCGCGCCGGCACGACGATGATGACCGTCGGCATCGCCGCCACGCTCGCAGTGCTGTTCAACGTGGTGCCACTGCCGGTGTCGCTGCTCGGCTGGGCCGTGACCGGCTTCGGCATGGGCATGATCTACGCAAGCCTGTCGGTGCTGACGCTGTCGCTGTCGGCGCCGCAGGAGCAGGGTGCCAACACCTCGGCACTGCAGCTGAGCGAGGCCCTGTCGGTCACCACTGCGCTGGCGGTCTCCGGCGCCTTGTTCGCGCTGTTCGTGGAATCGGCACCACACACCGGCTACCTGCTGTGCCTGGCCATCACCCTCGGCCTTGCGGTGTTGGCCACGGTGATCGCGCGACGGGTGTAA
- a CDS encoding LysR family transcriptional regulator: MDTLRCMQAFVAVAERGSFAGAAEQLQVSAVMVGKYIQQLEAHLGTALLQRNTRRQRLTEAGGAYLAGCRQVLEQVQQAEADVAGLQVQPRGLLRVSAPTTWGSCVLAPQLATLLRAQPQLNIELDLSNRRVDLIEEGFDVAIRVGPLPSQEVVARPLPPYAMSLCAAPAYLRRRGTPRTPADLEGHDCLSHLAWRGGHGWQLANGEQVDWEARLTCNDGFALREAAVAGAGLVLQPTALLAGEIAAGRLKPLLRDYLPEPRPMHLIYLPDRRPRPRLQCFVDFVMANLGR, encoded by the coding sequence ATGGATACATTGCGCTGCATGCAGGCCTTTGTTGCCGTGGCCGAGCGCGGGAGCTTTGCAGGGGCTGCCGAACAGCTGCAGGTGTCGGCGGTGATGGTCGGCAAGTACATCCAGCAGCTGGAGGCGCATCTGGGCACGGCCTTGCTGCAGCGGAACACCCGCCGCCAACGCCTGACCGAAGCCGGTGGGGCCTATCTGGCCGGTTGCCGGCAGGTGCTGGAGCAGGTGCAGCAGGCCGAGGCGGATGTGGCCGGCCTGCAGGTGCAGCCGCGCGGCCTGCTGCGGGTCAGCGCACCGACCACCTGGGGCAGCTGCGTGCTGGCTCCGCAGCTGGCCACGCTGTTGCGCGCACAGCCGCAGTTGAACATCGAGCTGGACCTGAGCAACCGCCGCGTGGACCTGATCGAAGAGGGATTCGACGTGGCGATCCGGGTCGGGCCGCTGCCGTCGCAGGAAGTGGTGGCGCGGCCGCTGCCGCCGTACGCGATGAGCCTGTGCGCGGCGCCCGCGTACCTGCGCCGGCGCGGCACGCCGCGCACACCCGCCGATCTGGAAGGGCACGACTGCCTGAGCCACCTGGCCTGGCGTGGTGGCCACGGCTGGCAGCTGGCCAATGGCGAACAGGTGGATTGGGAGGCGCGCCTGACCTGCAATGATGGTTTCGCGCTGCGAGAAGCTGCCGTGGCCGGAGCGGGCCTGGTGTTGCAACCGACCGCGTTGCTGGCGGGCGAAATTGCCGCCGGGCGCCTGAAGCCGCTGCTGCGCGACTACCTGCCCGAACCACGGCCGATGCACCTGATCTACCTGCCTGATCGCAGGCCGCGCCCGCGGTTGCAGTGCTTCGTTGATTTCGTCATGGCCAACTTGGGGCGGTAG
- a CDS encoding esterase/lipase family protein: protein MTRFFPSRWQRLLPVLFAAFLLLGSSGCAMVTVKQVKSSDSLVNKRADVLNTGKLSPAARETLSAAGLDESQCEKDFMVCRSTLLMTDDLNVEQRLSALSELWVKAALALTPKKTAAGDPPMSDAALDAWLEAARYAYAYLFYSGRSPSDRAFEDRQTQVRDYYNYAAEKAAVVLFVRARAAALAGEDYTKPVSVGSWSLASNYQQLNLKSIPAQLVPAGTVSFVGLRSTYRRDGFGAELVMVMDPPKLVAPVIAADGPKAEAPQEDEDDARRGRRHRHDDSVPEFSEMSSINVTALLRFEGSSLEDVMRTRRVELDAYSPEATERVTLHGEQVPLAGNFTAAYGLWLAQSGFARQSLRTLFGMSEGIGEPHIYLMQPWDPNRRIIFMLHGLASSPEAWVNLANEIMGDPELRQQFQVWQVYYPTNAPIALNRYEIANAFNDTLKHFDTNGSTRASKDMVYIGHSMGGVLARLLVSDSGDVLWNDLLANYDLKGERLKRVQNKLGPLLHFKAQPNVERAIFIAAPHQGTDIAGNKVGRLIGRLVRLPLTILGKFEDVFMALAQAEQQVDGTAKPKIPNSIDNLKASDPFVKAAAQLPIEAGLKYHSIIAQRKPELPVEKSDDGLVPYWSAHLPGALSEKVIISGHSVQETPQAVLEVRRILHRDIDDVGADRTP, encoded by the coding sequence ATGACCCGATTCTTCCCAAGCCGCTGGCAGCGTCTGCTGCCGGTGTTGTTCGCCGCCTTCCTGCTGCTGGGCAGCAGCGGTTGCGCGATGGTCACCGTCAAGCAGGTCAAGTCCAGCGATTCGCTGGTCAACAAGCGTGCCGATGTGCTCAACACCGGCAAGCTCAGCCCGGCCGCGCGCGAGACGCTCAGCGCGGCAGGCCTGGACGAGTCGCAGTGCGAAAAGGACTTCATGGTCTGCCGCAGCACGCTGCTGATGACCGACGATCTCAATGTCGAGCAGCGGTTGTCGGCGCTGTCCGAACTGTGGGTGAAAGCAGCGCTGGCGCTGACCCCGAAGAAGACCGCGGCCGGCGATCCGCCGATGAGCGATGCGGCGCTGGATGCATGGCTGGAAGCGGCGCGCTATGCCTATGCCTACCTGTTCTACAGCGGCCGGTCTCCGTCTGATCGAGCTTTCGAGGACCGGCAGACGCAGGTACGCGACTACTACAACTACGCGGCCGAGAAGGCGGCAGTGGTGCTGTTCGTGCGCGCGCGTGCTGCGGCACTTGCCGGCGAGGACTACACGAAGCCGGTCTCGGTCGGCAGCTGGTCGCTGGCTTCCAACTACCAGCAGTTGAACCTGAAGAGCATCCCGGCGCAGCTGGTGCCGGCCGGCACCGTCAGCTTCGTCGGCCTGCGCAGCACCTATCGCCGCGATGGCTTCGGTGCCGAGCTGGTGATGGTGATGGACCCGCCGAAGCTGGTCGCGCCGGTGATTGCAGCCGATGGCCCCAAGGCCGAGGCGCCGCAGGAGGATGAGGACGACGCACGCCGTGGCCGCCGCCATCGCCATGACGACTCGGTGCCTGAGTTCAGCGAGATGTCCTCGATCAACGTCACAGCGCTGCTGCGCTTCGAAGGCAGCAGCCTGGAAGACGTGATGCGCACGCGCCGGGTCGAGCTGGATGCCTATTCGCCGGAAGCCACCGAGCGCGTCACCCTGCATGGCGAACAGGTGCCGCTGGCCGGCAATTTCACGGCGGCCTACGGCCTGTGGCTGGCGCAGAGCGGTTTCGCCCGGCAATCACTGCGCACCCTGTTCGGCATGAGCGAGGGCATCGGCGAACCGCACATCTACCTGATGCAGCCGTGGGATCCGAACCGCCGCATCATCTTCATGCTGCATGGCCTGGCCAGCAGCCCGGAAGCCTGGGTGAACCTGGCCAACGAGATCATGGGCGACCCCGAACTGCGCCAGCAGTTCCAGGTCTGGCAGGTCTATTACCCGACCAATGCGCCGATCGCACTGAACCGCTACGAGATCGCCAATGCGTTCAACGATACGCTGAAGCATTTCGACACCAACGGCAGCACGCGTGCATCGAAGGACATGGTCTACATCGGCCACAGCATGGGCGGCGTGCTGGCGCGCCTGCTGGTGAGCGATTCGGGCGACGTGCTGTGGAATGACCTGCTGGCCAACTACGATCTGAAGGGTGAGCGCCTGAAGCGGGTGCAGAACAAGCTGGGGCCGTTGCTGCACTTCAAGGCGCAGCCGAACGTGGAGCGTGCGATCTTCATCGCCGCGCCACACCAGGGTACCGACATCGCCGGCAACAAGGTTGGCCGCCTGATCGGTCGCCTGGTGCGCCTGCCTCTGACCATACTCGGCAAGTTCGAGGATGTGTTCATGGCGCTCGCGCAGGCCGAACAGCAGGTCGATGGCACCGCCAAGCCGAAGATCCCCAACAGCATCGACAACCTCAAGGCCAGCGATCCGTTCGTGAAGGCGGCCGCGCAGTTGCCGATCGAAGCGGGCCTGAAGTACCACTCGATCATCGCCCAGCGCAAGCCGGAACTGCCGGTGGAAAAGTCCGATGACGGGCTGGTGCCGTACTGGAGTGCGCACCTGCCGGGCGCGCTGTCGGAGAAGGTGATCATCTCCGGCCACAGCGTGCAGGAGACCCCGCAGGCGGTGCTGGAAGTGCGGCGCATCCTGCATCGGGACATCGATGATGTGGGAGCCGACAGGACACCCTGA
- a CDS encoding type IV pilus twitching motility protein PilT, whose protein sequence is MDIAELLAFSVKNKASDLHLSAGLPPMIRVDGDVRRINIPALDHKQVHALVYDIMSDKQRRDYEEFLEVDFSFEIPSLARFRVNAFNQNRGAGAVFRTIPSEVLTLEDLACPPLFREVIQQPQGLILVTGPTGSGKSTTLAAMIDYINKNEYGHILTVEDPIEFVHTSQKCLINQREVHRDTHGFNEALRSALREDPDIILVGELRDLETIRLALTAAETGHLVFGTLHTSSAAKTIDRIIDVFPAGEKPMVRSMLSESLRAVISQALLKKVGGGRTAAWEIMVGTPAIRNLIREDKVAQMYSAIQTGQQYGMMTLDQHLQDLVKRSLITRNQAREYAKDKRLFE, encoded by the coding sequence ATGGATATCGCCGAACTGTTGGCGTTTTCCGTAAAGAACAAAGCGTCCGACCTGCACCTGTCCGCAGGCCTGCCGCCGATGATCCGCGTGGACGGCGATGTTCGCCGGATCAACATTCCAGCCCTGGACCACAAGCAGGTCCACGCGCTGGTGTACGACATCATGTCCGACAAGCAGCGCCGCGATTACGAAGAATTCCTCGAAGTGGATTTCTCGTTCGAGATCCCGTCGCTGGCGCGCTTCCGAGTGAATGCGTTCAACCAGAACCGCGGTGCGGGTGCGGTGTTCCGTACCATTCCGTCCGAGGTGCTCACCCTCGAGGACCTGGCCTGCCCACCGCTGTTCCGCGAGGTGATCCAGCAGCCGCAGGGCCTGATCCTGGTGACCGGGCCGACCGGCTCGGGCAAGTCGACCACGCTGGCGGCGATGATCGACTACATCAACAAGAACGAATACGGCCACATCCTCACCGTCGAGGATCCGATCGAATTCGTGCATACCTCGCAGAAGTGCCTGATCAACCAGCGCGAAGTGCACCGAGACACGCACGGCTTCAATGAAGCGCTCCGTTCTGCGCTGCGTGAGGACCCGGACATCATCCTGGTCGGCGAACTTCGTGACCTGGAAACCATCCGCCTGGCACTGACCGCCGCGGAAACCGGCCACCTGGTGTTCGGCACCCTGCACACCAGTTCGGCAGCGAAGACCATCGACCGCATCATCGACGTGTTCCCCGCCGGCGAAAAGCCGATGGTGCGCTCGATGCTGTCCGAGTCGCTGCGTGCGGTGATCTCGCAGGCGCTGCTGAAGAAGGTTGGCGGCGGTCGTACCGCAGCGTGGGAAATCATGGTCGGCACTCCGGCCATCCGCAACCTGATCCGCGAGGACAAGGTGGCGCAGATGTATTCGGCCATCCAGACCGGCCAGCAGTACGGCATGATGACCCTGGACCAGCACCTGCAGGACCTGGTCAAGCGCAGCCTGATCACCCGCAACCAGGCCCGCGAGTACGCCAAGGACAAGCGCCTGTTCGAGTAA
- a CDS encoding GFA family protein has translation MGITSVAGVPVQARHRATCHCGTVELLLDLPDGIVDPRRCDCSMCRRRGAIAASVTRAGLQVVRGQDHLRLYQFNTHVAEHYFCGVCGIYTHHRRRSNPDQYGYNVACLEGIDPFALGMIPVNDGVNHPADRTA, from the coding sequence ATGGGTATCACGTCCGTGGCCGGCGTTCCGGTCCAAGCCCGGCACCGCGCCACCTGCCACTGCGGTACGGTCGAACTGCTGCTGGACCTGCCTGATGGCATCGTCGACCCGCGCCGCTGTGACTGCTCGATGTGCCGCCGCCGTGGCGCCATCGCCGCCAGCGTCACCCGCGCCGGCCTGCAGGTGGTGCGCGGGCAGGACCACCTGCGGCTGTACCAGTTCAACACGCATGTGGCCGAGCACTACTTCTGCGGCGTGTGCGGCATCTACACCCACCACCGGCGTCGATCCAACCCGGACCAGTACGGCTACAACGTGGCCTGCCTGGAGGGCATCGACCCGTTCGCACTGGGCATGATCCCGGTCAACGACGGGGTCAATCACCCCGCCGACCGCACCGCCTAG
- a CDS encoding YggS family pyridoxal phosphate-dependent enzyme produces MATPLPQILSNLHAAAEAAGRPDPRLLAVSKTQPAEAVAALAAQGQHAFGENYVQEALAKMQALQHLALEWHLIGHLQSNKADAVAIHFDWVQSVDRPKLVAALARHRPAARGPLNVLIQVNIDDESSKHGCAPEQVEELATAIATEPSLRLRGLMAIPAPWPEAERRRDAFVRMRTLFQALTEQYPQVDTLSMGMSGDYAEAIAEGATLVRIGTALFGARPRPA; encoded by the coding sequence GTGGCCACTCCCCTGCCCCAGATCCTGAGCAACCTGCATGCCGCCGCCGAGGCCGCTGGCAGGCCCGACCCGCGCCTGCTGGCGGTGTCCAAGACCCAGCCGGCTGAGGCCGTGGCCGCGCTGGCCGCACAGGGCCAGCACGCCTTCGGCGAGAACTACGTGCAGGAAGCGCTGGCCAAGATGCAGGCGCTGCAGCACCTGGCGCTGGAATGGCACCTGATCGGCCACCTGCAGTCGAACAAGGCCGATGCCGTGGCCATCCACTTCGACTGGGTGCAGAGCGTGGACCGGCCCAAGCTGGTAGCCGCACTGGCGCGCCATCGTCCGGCCGCGCGTGGCCCGCTGAACGTACTGATCCAGGTCAACATCGACGACGAATCCAGCAAGCACGGCTGCGCGCCGGAGCAGGTGGAGGAACTGGCCACGGCGATTGCCACCGAGCCCAGCCTTCGCCTGCGCGGCCTGATGGCGATTCCCGCGCCGTGGCCCGAGGCCGAGCGCCGTCGGGATGCGTTCGTGCGCATGCGCACACTTTTCCAGGCGCTGACCGAGCAGTACCCGCAGGTCGACACGCTGTCGATGGGCATGAGCGGCGACTACGCTGAAGCCATCGCCGAAGGCGCCACCCTGGTGCGCATCGGTACCGCACTGTTCGGCGCACGCCCGCGCCCAGCCTGA
- a CDS encoding DUF4105 domain-containing protein, producing the protein MALAALWVTGLLAYQLPGPDWLAVGVAVLWLLVALWASWRIARGRGSRRLGLMFGASLALAVLWWLLLTPRQDRVWADDVAQRLHVVSFDGHHVVFDNVRDFTWRTETDYDAHWVRRGYDLDQLRSADLVLSYWMGPAIAHTLISFGFEDGRHVVFSLEIRKERGESFSALGGFFRKFEMTLVASEETDIIRTRTNARGEDVYLYRLHGMDRTQLKELFAAYIEQARELDARPGFYNTLTSNCTTIVFDLARHIAPRLPLDYRLLLSGYLAEYAQEVGALTPGVPYAELHDKGRITQRALDLGDGPHFSTVIRQGVPGTEQDPQ; encoded by the coding sequence ATGGCGCTGGCGGCGCTGTGGGTGACCGGGCTGCTGGCATACCAGTTGCCCGGCCCGGACTGGTTGGCCGTCGGCGTGGCCGTGCTGTGGCTGCTGGTTGCCCTGTGGGCGTCGTGGCGGATCGCGCGTGGCCGTGGGTCACGCAGGTTGGGTCTGATGTTCGGCGCATCGCTGGCGCTGGCCGTGCTGTGGTGGCTGCTGCTGACCCCGCGCCAGGACCGCGTATGGGCCGACGACGTCGCGCAGCGCCTGCACGTGGTGTCCTTCGATGGCCACCACGTAGTGTTCGACAACGTGCGTGATTTCACCTGGCGCACCGAGACCGACTATGACGCGCACTGGGTGCGCCGCGGGTACGACCTGGACCAGCTGCGCTCGGCCGACCTCGTTCTGTCCTACTGGATGGGACCGGCCATCGCCCACACGCTGATCTCGTTCGGCTTCGAGGATGGCCGCCACGTGGTGTTCTCGCTGGAGATCCGCAAGGAACGCGGTGAATCGTTCTCGGCACTGGGCGGCTTCTTCCGCAAGTTCGAGATGACCCTGGTGGCGTCGGAGGAGACCGACATCATCCGCACCCGCACCAATGCGCGTGGTGAGGATGTCTACCTGTACCGGCTGCATGGTATGGACCGCACGCAGCTGAAGGAACTGTTCGCGGCCTACATCGAACAGGCCCGTGAACTGGATGCCAGGCCGGGCTTCTACAACACGCTGACCAGCAACTGCACCACGATCGTCTTCGACCTGGCCCGCCACATCGCACCGCGCCTGCCGCTGGATTACCGCCTGCTGCTGTCCGGTTACCTGGCCGAATACGCGCAGGAGGTCGGCGCGCTCACTCCAGGCGTGCCGTACGCCGAGCTGCACGACAAGGGCCGCATCACCCAGCGTGCGCTGGACCTGGGCGATGGCCCGCACTTCTCCACCGTGATCCGCCAGGGCGTGCCCGGCACCGAGCAGGACCCGCAGTAA